The Thermoleophilaceae bacterium genome has a segment encoding these proteins:
- a CDS encoding 4a-hydroxytetrahydrobiopterin dehydratase, giving the protein MTTLSDEEIDGRLQSLPGWERSGDSIERTFAFDDFVGSVDFVNRITPAAQEMDHHPGLSISWNKVKVSLSTHSQGGLTENDFALATQIDSLA; this is encoded by the coding sequence ATGACGACTCTGAGCGACGAGGAGATCGACGGCCGGCTGCAGAGCCTGCCCGGCTGGGAGCGGAGCGGCGATTCGATCGAGCGCACCTTCGCCTTCGACGACTTCGTGGGATCGGTGGACTTCGTGAACCGGATCACCCCCGCGGCCCAGGAGATGGACCACCACCCCGGCCTGTCGATCTCGTGGAACAAGGTGAAGGTCTCGCTCTCGACGCACTCGCAGGGCGGGCTCACCGAGAACGACTTTGCGCTTGCCACGCAGATCGACAGCTTGGCTTAG